A segment of the Triticum urartu cultivar G1812 chromosome 1, Tu2.1, whole genome shotgun sequence genome:
GCGTTTGCGACGAATTGGCTCGGTCCTGACAGGCGTTTGCAATGAATCGGTTTGGTTCAGACGATTGCTACTGGCAACCAACTACACCTAATCTCACTCTTTAGAAAGGTGCAGGtaatttgtactccctccgttctaaattacttgtcttagatttgtctagatacggatgtatctagacttattttagtgctagatacctccgtatctagacaaatctaagacaagtaattcggaacggagggagtagttgccATGTTGCAGCAGCACCACCTGTTAATCAGCTGTCCTCGTAACATTTATTCCAGATGTACTCTGTTACAAGTGCACAAAGAGTGATTACTTAGTATCATGGCTAACTGTCCTGCGCTTTTACTGTAGGCGAACGCTGCGTCAGGCATGGCTGTGGACGACGAATGCAAGCTCAAGTTCCTGGAGCTGAAGGCGAAGCGAACCCACCGCTTCATCATCTACAAGATAGACGATAAGAAGAAGATGGTTGTTGTGGAGAAAGTCGGCGAGCCTGCCCTGAACTATGAGGACTTCGCCGCCAGCCTCCCCACCAATGAATGCAGATACGCGATATTCGACTACGACTTTGTCACCGAGGAGAACTGCCAGAAGAGCAAGATATTCTTCGTCGCATGGTCAGTGATGCCTCCCATCTGTTCTTCGATTCACCGCTCACTCTTCACAACGTGCAACTGTGTAGTAACAACCGATTCATTCTGAATGTCTATGCAGGTCTCCTGACACGGCACGCGTGAGGAGCAAGATGATCTACGCGAGCTCCAAGGAGAGGTTCAAGAGGGAGCTCGACGGCATCCAGGTGGAGCTGCAGGCGACAGACCCGACCGAGGTCGGCTTTGATGTGATCCAAGGCCGTGCCAACTGAGCACCATGGCCGTGCTGCTGCTTACCTTAAGTATGAGCCTCTGATGAGGATTTAGCGCGCTCGCCGAGGCTGGTCATGAGCTGTTTACCATGAGGCAATTGTGATTGAGTTGCCAGTATGTACCACCTAAGGAAGATGTAAGCTGTGACTGGTGCGACGACAAATGTATCCTTTCTGGTTGTTGATTCGTGGGTCCTGATATCCCCCCTTCTTACCTGCTAAGATCAGTTGCATCTTCATGGTAAAATTTTGGTAGATTCTTGTTGTGAGCTTTCATACTAGGATCACTGGTTCTTGAAACTAATGATGCCCACTGAGGCTTATTATGCAACACATTTTGATGATAAATCCAATTCAGAAGTTCCTATTAGCATGCCTCATCCTCTGCTTCAAGTATCTAACTGATTTTGCAAAAGAAGCATCTCACTGACAGGAGTGAATTTCAAACTGGCAAATGACGGTAACCTAGGTTAAACATCAAATGCCAAGTTTCATGGGGATGATTTGCAACATTTGTATGTAGACATGCATCAGGATGCAATGATTTCAAATGTTTTTACTTGAACATTCATCTAAAGATGGATTGGGCAGGGGGGATAATGGTGTTCTGATAAATACTGATTTTGAACACTGCCTCCAGCAGATCAGTTTTAAACATAACTACTATGGAGAACTGGCCACGACCAGCGAATCTTTAGATAAGGCAGCAACTGTTGTGTAGTAATAGATTGATGGTAGTTTTGTCCAGCAGAACATACATAGTTACATACACAAACTAGTCCAAAATTCAAGCGATTGCTACGAAATAACGCTAGGGCAGAAGTTCTCTAGCACATCACGTGCAATGGGAGGTACATGGTGATAACAACACACATGATTTATTTATGTACAGCCATCCTATTTACATAACAGAGATCCCGCGGGCGTTTCAGGAGGCCTCGGCGGTGGAGAAATGCATTTTAGCAGCCGACTCGAGCAGGAAGCTGGTTCCGCATTTCACCTCTTGGCTGCTGATGCCATAGTCCAACATCTCGGTCTCAACTTTGCCAGGATCGGCTTGGGCCTCGCTACCAATGGAGGTGCCAAGGTCTTCCAGTCTGGAAAACACAAGGTCCACAGATCAACAAACTTCGTCTACAGGTTGGTGTGGGAAGTTAACAGCAGGAGAAGTTCTAGCGATCTTACCCAGGAGTCTGGAGCACAGCTGGATTCTGGGCAGCGTTGTTGGTTTTTTTCTTGTTCCTGGCCTTCCGCTTCTCTTTCTGTTTGGTCTTGTCCTTCTTACGAGGCTTTGGCCGCCGCTGGTAACTGTTGTTCACAGAATGAGAAACGGATGAAACAGGGGGGTCATACACGTCG
Coding sequences within it:
- the LOC125544061 gene encoding actin-depolymerizing factor 7 isoform X1 is translated as MANAASGMAVDDECKLKFLELKAKRTHRFIIYKIDDKKKMVVVEKVGEPALNYEDFAASLPTNECRYAIFDYDFVTEENCQKSKIFFVAWSPDTARVRSKMIYASSKERFKRELDGIQVELQATDPTEVGFDVIQGRAN
- the LOC125544061 gene encoding actin-depolymerizing factor 7 isoform X2, translated to MAVDDECKLKFLELKAKRTHRFIIYKIDDKKKMVVVEKVGEPALNYEDFAASLPTNECRYAIFDYDFVTEENCQKSKIFFVAWSPDTARVRSKMIYASSKERFKRELDGIQVELQATDPTEVGFDVIQGRAN